A stretch of the Janthinobacterium sp. B9-8 genome encodes the following:
- a CDS encoding GAF domain-containing protein, with protein MQVPAFPPDEALRVKTLRELLILDTPPDARFDNLTRAAAAFFRVQIAVVSLIDVNRQWFKSACGLDAKETARDISFCGHAILQDDVFVIEDALLDERFFDNPLVSGEPNIRFYAGAPLKTSNGMNLGTLCLIDKHPGALLDFEIEMLSDMAKLVVQELERPMVEADVVVHV; from the coding sequence ATGCAGGTGCCTGCATTTCCTCCCGATGAGGCCTTGCGTGTAAAAACACTGCGCGAGCTGCTGATTCTGGATACGCCGCCAGATGCACGTTTTGATAACCTCACTCGCGCCGCAGCGGCTTTTTTTCGTGTGCAAATTGCGGTAGTCAGCCTGATTGATGTAAACCGGCAATGGTTCAAATCGGCTTGTGGGCTGGATGCCAAAGAAACGGCCCGCGATATCTCTTTTTGCGGCCACGCTATTTTGCAAGACGACGTGTTTGTGATTGAAGACGCTCTATTAGACGAGCGCTTCTTTGATAACCCGCTCGTAAGCGGTGAGCCAAACATTCGCTTCTATGCCGGAGCGCCCTTAAAAACCAGTAATGGCATGAACCTCGGCACGCTCTGCCTGATCGACAAACACCCCGGCGCCTTGCTCGATTTTGAAATAGAAATGCTATCCGATATGGCAAAGCTGGTGGTGCAGGAGCTGGAGCGGCCAATGGTTGAGGCTGATGTGGTGGTGCATGTATAG
- a CDS encoding GNAT family N-acetyltransferase, with translation MRRLAELSDLEPVFFIYMNAEVIHFLGFDPMPIEAFKPIFYEFVESRCFFVYEVSGELAGFYKASRHPGRASHVAYLGSLAVAPKFQGQGIAQIMVEEAIEELCRLGAKRIELIVESDNTRGLSFYTRLGFEIEGKLRKFYKRSHESTYVDDYIMSKIFD, from the coding sequence ATGCGCCGCTTGGCTGAATTGAGTGATCTTGAACCTGTTTTTTTCATCTATATGAATGCTGAGGTCATCCATTTCTTAGGCTTTGATCCTATGCCTATCGAGGCATTTAAACCCATCTTTTATGAATTCGTTGAGAGCCGCTGCTTCTTTGTGTACGAGGTTTCTGGAGAACTTGCCGGCTTCTATAAAGCATCTCGGCATCCTGGGCGGGCGAGCCACGTCGCATACTTGGGTTCACTTGCAGTTGCTCCGAAGTTTCAAGGGCAGGGCATTGCACAGATCATGGTTGAAGAGGCTATTGAGGAGCTTTGTCGCTTAGGTGCTAAGCGGATTGAGTTGATCGTCGAGTCCGACAACACGCGAGGTCTTTCTTTCTATACACGGCTAGGGTTTGAGATCGAAGGCAAACTGAGGAAATTCTACAAGCGCTCTCATGAGTCCACGTATGTTGATGATTACATCATGTCCAAGATCTTCGACTGA
- a CDS encoding carboxymuconolactone decarboxylase family protein, producing MLLEWVNLRVSQINGCSFCLKLHSKALRAARENEKRLDSLTGWHCSPL from the coding sequence ATGCTTTTGGAATGGGTGAATTTGCGTGTTTCGCAAATCAACGGCTGCTCGTTTTGCCTGAAACTGCATAGCAAAGCCTTAAGAGCCGCAAGGGAAAATGAAAAGCGTTTAGATAGCCTGACAGGCTGGCACTGCAGCCCTCTTTAG